A genome region from Bombilactobacillus bombi includes the following:
- the atpF gene encoding F0F1 ATP synthase subunit B — translation MQTKLLLAAESSSLGDTLFVLIAFILLALLVKHYAWEPITNMMEKRNQKITGDLDYADQERHDAEALKQQREAALKDSKVEAVQIVTDAKKSGEDQRQSIVDQAHSEAQEIQSRAQANAQQAKEDAMKSVQNDVAQLSVDIATKIIGRELSVSDQANLIDSYIKELNASHETK, via the coding sequence TTGCAAACTAAATTATTATTAGCAGCAGAATCTTCATCACTTGGTGATACGTTGTTTGTTTTAATTGCTTTTATCTTATTGGCGCTATTGGTGAAACACTATGCGTGGGAACCAATCACTAATATGATGGAAAAACGTAATCAAAAGATTACTGGTGATCTTGATTATGCCGATCAAGAACGCCATGACGCGGAAGCATTAAAACAGCAGCGCGAAGCAGCTTTAAAGGATTCTAAGGTAGAAGCAGTACAAATTGTTACTGATGCTAAAAAATCAGGTGAAGATCAGCGACAAAGTATTGTTGATCAAGCCCATTCGGAGGCTCAAGAAATTCAATCTCGAGCTCAGGCTAATGCTCAGCAAGCAAAAGAAGATGCGATGAAGTCAGTTCAAAATGATGTTGCCCAGCTTTCAGTTGACATTGCCACAAAGATAATTGGTCGCGAATTATCTGTTAGTGATCAAGCAAATCTGATCGACTCGTATATTAAGGAGTTGAATGCCAGCCATGAAACTAAGTAG
- a CDS encoding L-threonylcarbamoyladenylate synthase, whose product MKTAILLPNNVQQAAKWLNEGKLVAFPTETVYGLGADATNSQAAQSVYLAKGRPSDNPLIVHVNGPKMVWQYADIQQKDTAMKLMDAFWPGPLTIILPVKAGKLSKTVTGGLDTVAFRMPDNETTLQLISLLDKPIVGPSANTSGKPSPTLAEHVYHDLNGKITAILDDGPTRVGLESTVLDLTSEVPTILRPGAISLEQLREVIGTVQSDHHQVQAGEIPKAPGMKYKHYAPQAQVIIIDSISDFAPAITRIEHKKVPFAVMAEQKVLDQLDLTPAQETFSLGESLASASHLLFAALRQFDLNPQIKYILAQGFSASGLGAAYMNRLNKSAGNTHFKTQED is encoded by the coding sequence ATGAAAACTGCAATTCTATTGCCAAATAATGTCCAACAAGCTGCAAAATGGTTAAATGAAGGTAAACTAGTTGCTTTTCCAACCGAAACGGTCTACGGTTTAGGCGCAGATGCGACTAATTCTCAGGCGGCTCAATCTGTGTATCTTGCTAAGGGGCGGCCTAGTGACAATCCTTTGATTGTCCATGTTAATGGTCCCAAAATGGTTTGGCAATATGCTGATATTCAACAAAAAGATACAGCCATGAAATTGATGGATGCTTTTTGGCCAGGGCCTTTAACCATTATTTTACCTGTTAAAGCTGGCAAGTTATCCAAAACAGTTACTGGTGGTTTAGATACAGTTGCGTTTAGAATGCCTGATAATGAAACAACTTTACAATTAATCAGTCTCTTAGACAAACCAATTGTAGGTCCATCTGCGAATACTTCTGGAAAGCCTAGTCCCACTTTAGCAGAACATGTCTATCATGATTTAAATGGTAAAATAACTGCCATTTTAGATGATGGTCCTACTCGGGTTGGTTTGGAATCAACAGTATTGGACTTGACTAGTGAGGTGCCAACAATTTTACGTCCGGGAGCAATTTCATTAGAGCAGTTAAGAGAAGTAATTGGAACCGTACAAAGCGATCACCATCAAGTTCAAGCTGGTGAAATTCCTAAAGCACCAGGCATGAAATATAAGCACTATGCCCCTCAAGCACAAGTCATAATAATTGATTCAATTTCCGATTTTGCTCCAGCCATAACTCGAATTGAGCACAAGAAGGTTCCTTTTGCTGTGATGGCTGAACAGAAAGTTTTAGACCAACTGGATTTAACGCCAGCGCAAGAAACTTTCTCTTTGGGAGAATCTCTGGCTTCTGCGAGTCATTTATTGTTTGCCGCTCTACGTCAATTTGATTTAAATCCACAAATTAAATATATTCTAGCGCAAGGATTTTCAGCATCAGGTTTAGGCGCTGCTTATATGAATCGTTTGAATAAATCAGCTGGTAATACCCATTTTAAAACACAGGAGGATTAA
- the upp gene encoding uracil phosphoribosyltransferase, whose protein sequence is MSKFTVLNHPLIQHKLTLIRDKETGTQEFRGIVNEIAELMVYEMTRDLPLKDTKVQTPMGETVQKELAGKKLAVIPILRAGLGMVDGVLRLIPAAKVGHIGMYRDEKTLKPHEYFVKLPSDIDQRELFIVDPMLATGGSANMAIDALKKRGAKHMRLVVLVAAPEGVRKVQAAHPDVDIYAAALDEKINENGYIFPGLGDAGDRLFGTK, encoded by the coding sequence ATGTCCAAATTTACAGTTTTAAATCATCCCTTAATTCAGCATAAGTTAACTCTGATTCGTGACAAGGAAACAGGTACGCAAGAATTTAGAGGAATTGTGAATGAAATTGCAGAATTAATGGTTTATGAAATGACGCGTGACTTACCTTTAAAAGATACAAAGGTACAAACCCCAATGGGTGAAACTGTTCAAAAAGAATTAGCTGGAAAAAAATTGGCGGTAATTCCCATTTTGCGGGCTGGATTGGGAATGGTTGATGGTGTTTTACGTTTGATTCCAGCTGCTAAAGTTGGTCATATTGGGATGTACCGGGATGAAAAAACTTTAAAACCACACGAATATTTTGTGAAGTTGCCTTCGGATATTGATCAGCGTGAATTATTTATTGTTGATCCAATGTTAGCAACGGGGGGATCTGCGAATATGGCCATTGATGCCTTGAAAAAACGGGGCGCTAAACATATGCGCTTAGTAGTATTAGTAGCAGCACCAGAAGGTGTTCGTAAAGTTCAAGCTGCTCATCCTGACGTTGATATCTATGCTGCAGCTTTAGATGAAAAAATTAATGAAAATGGTTATATTTTTCCTGGTTTGGGTGACGCTGGAGATCGTTTATTTGGAACTAAATAA
- the prfA gene encoding peptide chain release factor 1 codes for MDKIFDQLEGLVERYDELQELMSDPEVINDTPRYLKISKEAAEMAKVVTEFKKYQRLKADISQSKEVLEDSKDPELEELAKEELAEQENDLAETENQIKILMIPQDPNDDKNIIMEIRGAAGGDEASLFAGDLLNMYERYAERQNWQFEIVDENKTEVGGYKEVAIMITGKNVFSKLKFENGAHRVQRIPSTESAGRVHTSTATVAVMPEYDEVDLEIDPKDIRVDVYRSSGAGGQHINKTSSAVRMTHLPTGIVVAMQDQRSQQQNREKAMQILRSRVYDYYESQNQSEYDAERKSAVGTGDRSERIRTYNYPQNRVTDHRIGLSLNKLDKIMNGQLDEIIDALILSDQTNKLEQIQNGETKLY; via the coding sequence GTGGATAAAATTTTTGATCAATTAGAGGGTCTAGTTGAACGCTATGATGAATTACAAGAATTAATGAGTGACCCTGAAGTGATTAATGATACTCCGCGTTATTTGAAAATTTCCAAAGAAGCCGCCGAAATGGCTAAAGTTGTTACTGAATTCAAAAAATATCAACGTTTAAAAGCGGATATTTCCCAAAGCAAAGAAGTTTTAGAAGACAGCAAAGATCCGGAATTAGAAGAACTAGCTAAAGAAGAATTAGCAGAACAAGAAAATGATTTGGCAGAGACCGAAAATCAAATTAAAATTTTAATGATTCCCCAAGACCCTAATGATGATAAAAATATTATTATGGAAATTCGCGGAGCTGCCGGTGGCGATGAAGCCAGCTTATTTGCTGGCGATTTGTTGAATATGTATGAACGATATGCAGAACGGCAAAATTGGCAATTTGAAATTGTTGATGAGAATAAGACAGAAGTTGGCGGTTATAAAGAAGTTGCGATTATGATTACTGGAAAAAATGTTTTTTCCAAATTAAAGTTTGAAAACGGCGCTCATCGGGTTCAGCGGATTCCTTCGACAGAATCTGCTGGCCGGGTGCATACTTCTACAGCCACAGTTGCAGTGATGCCTGAATATGATGAAGTGGATTTAGAAATTGATCCCAAAGATATTCGTGTCGACGTTTATCGTTCTTCGGGTGCTGGTGGACAACATATTAATAAGACTTCTTCGGCAGTACGAATGACGCATCTTCCTACTGGGATTGTGGTAGCAATGCAAGATCAACGTTCACAACAACAAAATAGAGAAAAAGCGATGCAAATTTTGCGTTCGCGCGTTTATGACTATTATGAATCTCAAAATCAAAGTGAATATGATGCAGAACGCAAGTCAGCTGTTGGTACTGGTGATCGTTCTGAACGCATTCGTACCTACAATTATCCGCAAAATCGAGTAACTGATCATCGGATTGGTTTGTCGTTGAATAAATTAGATAAAATTATGAATGGGCAATTGGATGAAATTATCGATGCCCTCATTCTATCTGATCAAACTAATAAGTTGGAGCAGATTCAAAATGGAGAAACAAAGCTATATTAA
- the atpB gene encoding F0F1 ATP synthase subunit A — protein sequence MNGSSPLITIGGLTFNIANCLSTLIAAILVFILFFALSRKIEMRPGKAQNLLEWIVDFTNGIVKQMIPDKGQAQPIMFYVFVMFAFIFVSNQLGLILEIAVGGQTFVKSPTSSPIVTMALGTISMVLSHFYCVQQLGFKGYIHHYAEPIWFLTPINILEEFTNFLTLSLRLYGNIFAGEVLLDLIVKMAGSHGILTWIPSLLVSMIWQGFSVFIGAIQAYVFVTLSTVYISHKIVAE from the coding sequence TTGAATGGATCTTCTCCACTAATCACAATTGGTGGGTTAACTTTTAATATTGCAAATTGCTTGTCAACCTTGATTGCAGCAATCTTGGTCTTCATTTTGTTTTTTGCTTTATCAAGAAAAATAGAAATGCGACCTGGAAAGGCTCAAAATCTTTTAGAATGGATTGTTGATTTTACCAATGGTATTGTCAAGCAAATGATTCCTGACAAAGGTCAAGCACAACCAATCATGTTTTATGTGTTTGTGATGTTTGCCTTTATCTTTGTTTCTAACCAGTTGGGTTTAATTTTAGAAATTGCAGTTGGTGGGCAAACGTTTGTGAAATCACCAACTTCAAGTCCAATTGTTACAATGGCTTTAGGAACTATTTCTATGGTTTTATCCCATTTTTACTGTGTTCAGCAATTAGGCTTTAAAGGCTATATCCATCACTATGCCGAGCCTATCTGGTTTTTAACTCCAATTAATATTTTGGAAGAGTTTACTAACTTTTTGACATTATCACTTCGTCTTTACGGTAATATTTTTGCTGGTGAAGTTTTATTAGATTTAATTGTCAAAATGGCTGGCTCACATGGAATATTAACTTGGATTCCATCATTGTTAGTATCAATGATTTGGCAGGGATTCTCAGTATTTATTGGAGCAATCCAAGCGTATGTATTTGTTACACTATCAACTGTCTATATATCACACAAGATTGTAGCGGAATAA
- the prmC gene encoding peptide chain release factor N(5)-glutamine methyltransferase, whose protein sequence is MEKQSYINALNWAFLILKKQQQDPEIAQYLLLELTGWNLTKLTLHQQELMQADLQQQYQKAIQLAATGVPPQYILGNAWFYGRQFKVTSDTLIPRQDSEAMITQILQDSPAANSLLELGTGSGALIITLGLKGKYSKLTATDISAAALQIAQENSHRHHVAINFLLGDLFEPVANQQFDIIVFNPPYIADNEIDLMDQSVLDFEPHQALFASENGLAFYRQIFQQAPDFLTPKGKIYLEFGFQQRGKISKMFQEQLPDWQIEFFNDLANHPRFLRIQRKEVK, encoded by the coding sequence ATGGAGAAACAAAGCTATATTAATGCCCTGAATTGGGCTTTTTTAATATTAAAAAAGCAACAGCAAGATCCTGAAATTGCCCAATATTTGTTATTGGAGCTAACAGGATGGAATTTAACCAAACTAACCTTACATCAACAAGAGTTAATGCAAGCTGATTTGCAGCAACAATATCAAAAAGCTATTCAATTAGCGGCAACTGGCGTACCACCACAGTATATTTTAGGCAATGCTTGGTTTTATGGTCGACAATTTAAAGTGACATCAGATACTTTAATACCGCGACAAGATAGTGAAGCAATGATTACCCAAATTTTACAAGACAGTCCAGCTGCTAATAGTTTATTAGAATTGGGAACTGGCTCGGGAGCATTGATAATAACGTTGGGCTTAAAAGGTAAATATTCAAAATTAACGGCAACAGATATTTCTGCAGCAGCTTTGCAGATAGCTCAAGAAAACAGTCATCGCCATCATGTCGCAATAAATTTTTTATTGGGTGATTTGTTTGAACCCGTTGCAAATCAACAATTTGATATTATTGTCTTTAATCCTCCTTATATTGCTGATAATGAAATTGATTTAATGGATCAATCCGTTTTGGATTTTGAGCCGCACCAGGCATTATTTGCGAGTGAAAATGGATTAGCATTTTATCGGCAGATATTTCAGCAAGCGCCAGATTTTTTAACGCCAAAAGGAAAAATTTATTTAGAATTTGGCTTTCAACAACGAGGAAAAATTAGTAAAATGTTTCAAGAGCAATTACCCGATTGGCAAATTGAATTTTTTAACGATTTAGCTAATCATCCGCGTTTTTTGCGAATTCAGCGAAAAGAGGTGAAATAA
- a CDS encoding thymidine kinase has translation MAQLFFRYGAMNAGKSIEVLKVAHNYEEQGKQVLLMTSSLDTRDGEGQIVSRIGLRREAFAIQNDTNLFAVVQEKCPAAACVLIDEAQFLTIEQVQQIARVVDELNIPVMAFGLKNDSQNRLFAGTKALLIYADKIEEMKTICWFCRKKATMNLRITNGQPDYGGEQIQIGGNESYYPVCRKHYFNPPINQI, from the coding sequence GTGGCACAACTATTTTTTCGATATGGAGCAATGAATGCTGGTAAGTCAATTGAAGTTTTAAAAGTTGCTCATAATTATGAGGAGCAAGGCAAACAAGTATTATTAATGACTAGTAGCTTAGATACACGTGATGGTGAAGGCCAAATTGTTAGTCGAATTGGTTTAAGACGTGAAGCTTTTGCTATTCAAAATGATACCAATTTGTTTGCAGTTGTCCAAGAAAAATGTCCTGCAGCTGCTTGTGTCTTAATTGATGAAGCACAGTTTTTAACAATTGAGCAAGTGCAGCAAATTGCACGAGTTGTAGATGAATTAAATATTCCGGTCATGGCCTTTGGTTTGAAAAACGATTCCCAAAATCGTCTCTTTGCCGGAACAAAAGCTTTATTAATTTATGCTGACAAAATTGAAGAAATGAAGACTATTTGTTGGTTCTGTCGCAAAAAAGCAACGATGAATCTTCGTATTACCAATGGGCAACCTGATTACGGTGGTGAACAAATTCAGATTGGCGGTAATGAAAGTTATTATCCAGTTTGCCGTAAACATTATTTTAATCCACCAATAAATCAAATATAG
- a CDS encoding ABC transporter permease, with product MSVYKSVTKILRKNIGHLVVGLVVTIIMFLLLAINSTNHKQTLVNTKVAIITSQKNALTRSLTQYLSKQQKIVPLKNTSQRSIDDALFFEKVDYVLYLPANAQAKVQTGKKVKFTTQVRPGTFSKELVDGNIDQYFNTLTNYQRALPHANWKHVLNATNQTLNQQGKVQFNHHYYQIKKHEKLAVVYNSLAYGLILVIMNAYGIINLTFNRRKIRERNQCSPLSPQKITRQINSGIAAYIIVITVIFLLLALGYTQDSWDWQTSLFIGNTLLFVLSTVALASWLTSLVKKSEALSVIISIYSLGTCFLGGAFIPTSVLPNFINKIACFTPTYWFVHNNNLVGATVNFNSNFYQNFGKSALIILAFTAAFGTLQLLGQQLGNTKKFQI from the coding sequence ATGTCAGTTTATAAAAGTGTTACGAAAATTTTACGCAAAAATATTGGTCATCTCGTAGTAGGGCTGGTAGTAACAATTATTATGTTTTTGTTATTGGCCATCAATTCTACTAATCACAAGCAAACACTTGTGAATACTAAAGTAGCCATTATTACATCTCAAAAAAATGCTTTAACTCGTTCTCTAACTCAATATCTGAGTAAACAGCAAAAAATTGTACCTCTAAAAAATACCAGCCAAAGAAGTATTGATGATGCTCTCTTTTTTGAAAAAGTTGATTATGTTTTGTATTTACCGGCTAATGCACAGGCTAAAGTTCAAACTGGAAAAAAAGTGAAATTTACTACACAAGTACGGCCAGGTACCTTTTCTAAAGAATTAGTTGATGGCAATATAGATCAGTATTTTAACACCTTAACTAATTATCAACGGGCTTTGCCACATGCTAATTGGAAGCATGTGTTAAATGCAACTAATCAAACTCTTAATCAACAAGGAAAAGTTCAATTTAACCATCACTATTACCAAATAAAAAAGCATGAGAAACTTGCAGTAGTTTATAACTCCTTAGCGTATGGTTTAATTCTTGTAATTATGAATGCCTATGGAATAATTAATTTGACATTTAATCGGCGTAAAATTCGTGAACGTAATCAATGTTCACCCTTATCACCCCAAAAAATCACCCGCCAAATTAATAGTGGTATAGCAGCTTATATAATTGTAATTACAGTCATCTTTTTATTGCTGGCATTAGGCTATACGCAAGATAGCTGGGATTGGCAGACGAGTTTATTTATTGGCAATACTTTATTATTTGTTTTGTCAACAGTGGCGCTAGCTAGTTGGTTAACAAGTCTAGTAAAAAAATCAGAAGCTCTATCTGTTATCATTAGTATCTATAGTTTAGGAACATGCTTTTTAGGAGGAGCATTTATACCTACTAGCGTCCTTCCTAATTTTATTAATAAGATTGCATGTTTTACCCCCACTTATTGGTTTGTTCATAACAATAATTTGGTTGGAGCAACTGTTAACTTCAATAGCAATTTTTACCAAAATTTTGGTAAATCTGCTTTAATTATTTTGGCCTTTACGGCTGCTTTTGGAACTTTACAGTTATTAGGACAGCAACTTGGTAATACTAAAAAATTTCAAATTTAA
- the atpE gene encoding F0F1 ATP synthase subunit C has translation MKFLGAGIAAGLAALAASYGNGKVISETIKNMARQPEMAGQLRSTMFIGVGLIEAVPILAIVVAFLLVL, from the coding sequence ATGAAATTTTTAGGTGCAGGTATCGCAGCAGGTTTGGCCGCATTGGCCGCTTCATATGGTAACGGAAAGGTTATCTCTGAAACTATTAAGAATATGGCTCGTCAACCTGAAATGGCTGGACAATTACGTTCAACAATGTTTATCGGTGTTGGTTTGATTGAAGCTGTGCCAATTTTGGCGATTGTTGTTGCCTTTCTTCTGGTTCTTTAA
- a CDS encoding Mur ligase family protein, which yields MSIKSKLAAGLGRITYQVLHNVFHRGSSLPGKLAYQFDPKVLRELSQDYEVIIVTGTNGKTLTTSLITKILQQKYTDVLTNPTGSNMTQGITSAFLAHSAHQTTDKKIAVLEVDEANVAPICEAMTPSAFVLTNIFRDQMDRYGEIYTTFEKIVAGIKKAPQAKLIINADAAIFNSIDLPNPKIYYGFSDQNHEKDDIRAKFNVDGVLCPKCQHIMHYHLITYANLGSYFCLNCGFQRPQLDYQVTAINQLLPDQSDFDLDGEEFSINIGGMYNIYNALAAYATGSEFGVTVDQIEQAFNGNEQVFGRQEVIQLDNKQLTIILVKNPVGLNQVIATLQTDTDDYCLGFALNANYADGIDTSWIWDGDFEELPFDKIQPIVTGGERWQDIDLRFKIAGAPADKLQHEANLDSFIAALKSQPNDKIYVLATYTAMLQLRQKLIASGDIKQK from the coding sequence ATGAGTATAAAATCAAAATTAGCAGCCGGACTAGGCCGCATAACCTATCAAGTACTACATAATGTCTTTCATCGTGGTAGTTCTTTACCAGGTAAATTAGCCTATCAGTTTGACCCTAAAGTCTTACGCGAATTAAGTCAAGACTACGAAGTAATTATTGTTACTGGCACCAACGGTAAAACTTTGACGACTTCCCTAATTACCAAAATCTTACAGCAAAAGTATACAGATGTTTTAACGAACCCTACTGGTTCTAATATGACTCAAGGCATTACTTCAGCTTTTTTAGCACACTCTGCTCATCAAACAACTGATAAAAAAATTGCAGTTTTAGAAGTTGATGAAGCTAATGTGGCTCCAATTTGTGAAGCTATGACACCTAGTGCTTTTGTTTTAACTAACATCTTCCGTGATCAAATGGACCGGTACGGAGAAATTTATACCACCTTTGAAAAAATTGTGGCTGGCATCAAAAAAGCACCGCAAGCCAAATTGATTATTAATGCTGATGCTGCAATTTTTAATTCAATTGATCTTCCTAATCCCAAAATTTACTATGGTTTTAGCGATCAAAACCATGAAAAAGATGATATCAGGGCTAAATTTAATGTAGATGGAGTTTTGTGTCCTAAATGTCAGCATATTATGCATTATCATCTGATTACTTATGCCAATTTAGGCAGCTACTTTTGCTTGAATTGCGGATTTCAGCGGCCACAATTAGATTACCAAGTTACAGCCATTAATCAATTGTTACCTGATCAATCTGACTTTGATTTAGATGGAGAAGAATTTTCAATCAATATTGGTGGTATGTATAATATTTATAATGCATTGGCCGCATATGCTACTGGCAGTGAATTTGGCGTAACTGTTGATCAAATTGAGCAAGCCTTTAATGGTAATGAACAAGTTTTTGGCCGTCAAGAAGTAATTCAACTAGATAATAAACAGCTGACTATTATTCTCGTTAAAAATCCCGTTGGCCTTAATCAAGTAATTGCTACTTTACAAACTGATACTGACGATTATTGTTTAGGATTTGCTCTAAACGCTAACTATGCTGATGGAATTGATACTAGCTGGATTTGGGATGGCGACTTTGAAGAATTACCTTTTGATAAAATTCAACCAATTGTGACTGGCGGTGAACGGTGGCAAGACATTGACCTCCGCTTTAAAATTGCAGGTGCCCCAGCAGATAAATTGCAACATGAAGCTAACTTAGATAGTTTTATTGCTGCTTTAAAAAGCCAACCTAACGATAAAATTTATGTTTTAGCAACTTATACTGCAATGTTACAACTGCGGCAAAAGCTCATTGCTAGTGGCGATATCAAACAAAAATAA